A DNA window from Parabacteroides johnsonii DSM 18315 contains the following coding sequences:
- a CDS encoding sugar MFS transporter yields MEKVKKSLVKKEYLVPFVLVTSLFFLWGFAHAILDVLNKHFQEALVMTKAHSALIQATMYTGYFTMAIPAGLFINKYGYRQGVVFGLILYGIGSLLFIPSEQLMSFNFFLFSLFVIGCGLTFLETAANPYVTELGDRETAASRLNLAQSFNGLGCICAPVIGGMLLFSGNGDANIALPYTVMGVIVLSVALIFFRIRLPEINHDDCEDTTAEAKAGLKGLWKHRCFTWGVMALFCYEIAEISINSFFINYVTDDGWMDAHDAAIVLSFGGLGLFMIGRIIGSWIMSYIRAEKVLFICAIFTVLGALFVTLNLGTLSKGALFACYIFEAIMFPTIFAISLRGLGDYTKRASSFLMMSPIGGAVGPLLMGYVADISTMSFSFVVPLFGYAVVLIYSYMVMAKKLR; encoded by the coding sequence ATGGAAAAAGTAAAGAAATCGTTGGTAAAGAAAGAGTATCTGGTTCCTTTTGTATTAGTCACATCTCTGTTTTTCTTATGGGGTTTTGCACATGCTATTTTAGATGTGCTGAACAAGCATTTCCAGGAGGCGCTTGTCATGACGAAGGCTCATTCTGCTTTGATCCAGGCAACGATGTACACGGGTTATTTCACAATGGCTATCCCAGCCGGACTTTTTATTAATAAATACGGATACCGCCAGGGGGTGGTGTTCGGTCTGATCCTTTACGGGATCGGATCGTTGCTTTTCATTCCGAGCGAACAGTTGATGTCATTCAACTTCTTTCTCTTTTCCCTGTTTGTGATCGGTTGCGGACTGACGTTCTTGGAGACGGCAGCCAATCCTTACGTGACAGAGCTTGGGGATCGCGAGACGGCAGCCAGTCGTTTGAATCTGGCACAATCCTTCAATGGGTTAGGTTGTATCTGTGCACCTGTAATCGGTGGAATGCTGTTGTTTTCCGGCAACGGAGATGCTAACATTGCTTTGCCCTATACCGTGATGGGCGTTATCGTCCTGTCTGTTGCTCTTATTTTCTTCCGCATCCGCTTGCCGGAGATCAACCATGACGATTGCGAAGATACGACTGCTGAGGCTAAAGCCGGATTGAAAGGATTGTGGAAACATCGTTGTTTTACCTGGGGGGTGATGGCCTTGTTCTGCTACGAAATAGCGGAAATATCGATTAACAGTTTCTTTATTAATTATGTGACTGACGATGGGTGGATGGATGCACATGATGCAGCGATCGTTCTTTCCTTTGGTGGATTGGGCTTGTTTATGATCGGGCGTATTATCGGTAGTTGGATTATGAGTTATATCCGAGCGGAGAAAGTCTTGTTTATTTGTGCGATTTTTACTGTTTTGGGCGCTCTGTTCGTTACCCTGAATTTAGGTACTCTGTCGAAAGGTGCTCTATTTGCCTGCTATATCTTCGAGGCTATTATGTTTCCGACGATTTTTGCTATCTCGCTGAGGGGATTGGGTGACTATACCAAGCGTGCTTCGTCCTTCTTGATGATGTCTCCGATAGGAGGAGCTGTCGGACCGTTATTGATGGGCTATGTAGCCGATATCTCGACAATGTCGTTTTCGTTCGTCGTACCGCTATTTGGGTATGCCGTAGTCCTTATTTATTCCTATATGGTGATGGCTAAGAAACTGCGTTGA
- a CDS encoding sensor histidine kinase: MMLNGKLIIDELLIILFVFTLSLFPMEARTTSVNGQKVLVISSYSPIKEEGNHLIASFIDQMRVDSEAKIFVEYMDCEASPVFETWVGWMRQLFAAYKVKPDVVVLLGNEAWSSYRVTCVDSWHEIPVVLGYVKGAFIDYENKDKKLFSVADMMPMKESFGDFRITGYSYKDFVIENLSLIKQLQPHIRKVAFCYDNRYNMAFFESYINDLFKQIDSLDLRYMDGCKLSTPQLLDSIACMDDSYAILSAGWYTDALQYPHAHSMLHNELARYTSKPVYQVLDQGTSNMNYIGGYFISGEDLGKDLALLTHCVLTKGFENSPAFQFTPSLPNYYINYPTFVASGIDPSLLPENTVFYNEEPSLWQEHPVEVILFVCLVILMVVIFIGILNYRKRKEDAYKTANTKMMELLSRMPDMATIYDSDLNIVDIVNPDNHNWKDVDTRCQIGKNLKDLHLEYPQAKEMLDEIILHVKRTVETGEVTVFNCKYGEKDRIKYTKARVVPFENNSVICFTHDVTPYVVAEKEILRLKTFLQSIMDNLPVGLFIKDVSNEYRYLFYNNKVSEFYKEAFDCMLGKNDFEVNDLKASLFREEDNRVLQSDKPISFNRVLFDEETGLPVRWAVTTKTRLEDKEGNLYIVATMVDTTDIRRNELELDDIRRELSVALDAGSLSAWCYDVQKDTFTSLYRKTLANDGLSNKGALDLLHPDDKEKYSRFMSRLSRGVENKLREVFRFRRGEGYDWFETYAIGLKSEKTGEVEQIIGTERNITGEMKRRQELEENKLQLDFTLDAAQIISWEYNPDTRIFYSPRSTVFEGMTISLDEYLSFVDLEDRDLLRKGLEDLACGKIHVMEVQIRTMVPALGDRWFEMHAVPYGRNENGKIRKLIGLRRDITDLKMTNELIRLRNKAEEANRLKSAFLANMSHEIRTPLNAIVGFSNLIAMAEEPDEIGEYVKIIETNNELLLQLVNDILDLSKIEAGQMDFNYSAVDLSEIFNNLQQVYKSRVKDGVDLVCHLPSVACVIHSEKNRLTQVLSNFLSNACKYTSEGSITMGYERIGAILRFYVADTGKGLAEENIPHVFERFAKFDSFVQGTGLGLSICESIIQSLDGKIGVDSELGKGSTFWFTIPYNPVNE, encoded by the coding sequence ATGATGCTAAATGGCAAGTTGATAATCGACGAACTACTGATAATTTTATTTGTTTTTACTCTTTCTCTTTTCCCTATGGAGGCAAGGACGACAAGCGTCAATGGTCAGAAGGTTTTGGTCATTAGCTCTTATTCTCCGATCAAGGAAGAGGGAAACCATCTGATTGCGTCTTTCATAGATCAGATGCGGGTAGATTCGGAAGCGAAAATATTTGTTGAGTATATGGACTGCGAGGCTTCTCCCGTCTTTGAAACCTGGGTAGGATGGATGCGGCAGCTTTTTGCTGCCTATAAGGTAAAGCCGGATGTGGTCGTGCTGCTAGGTAATGAGGCTTGGTCTTCCTATCGGGTCACTTGTGTGGATAGCTGGCATGAGATTCCTGTCGTGTTGGGTTATGTGAAAGGAGCCTTCATTGATTATGAGAATAAAGACAAGAAGCTGTTTTCGGTTGCCGATATGATGCCGATGAAAGAGTCGTTCGGCGATTTCAGAATAACGGGATATTCCTATAAGGACTTTGTCATTGAGAACCTGTCGCTGATAAAACAACTTCAGCCACATATCCGCAAAGTGGCGTTTTGTTATGACAATCGTTATAATATGGCGTTTTTCGAGTCCTATATCAACGATCTTTTCAAGCAGATTGATTCGCTCGACCTTCGCTATATGGATGGCTGTAAGCTGTCTACTCCCCAACTACTCGATTCGATTGCCTGTATGGATGATTCCTATGCCATCTTATCGGCGGGATGGTATACCGATGCCCTTCAATATCCCCATGCACATTCGATGCTCCACAATGAGCTGGCACGTTATACGTCTAAGCCGGTTTATCAGGTTTTGGATCAGGGCACGTCGAACATGAATTACATCGGTGGCTATTTTATTTCCGGAGAGGATTTGGGTAAAGACTTGGCTTTGCTGACTCATTGTGTTCTGACGAAAGGATTCGAAAATAGTCCGGCTTTTCAGTTCACTCCTTCACTTCCCAATTATTATATCAACTATCCGACGTTTGTAGCTTCAGGGATCGACCCCTCGTTGTTGCCTGAAAATACGGTGTTCTATAACGAAGAACCTTCATTATGGCAGGAACATCCGGTAGAAGTGATCCTGTTTGTCTGTTTGGTTATTTTGATGGTGGTTATTTTTATTGGTATCTTAAATTACAGGAAACGAAAGGAAGACGCTTACAAGACGGCAAATACCAAAATGATGGAACTCTTGAGCCGGATGCCGGACATGGCGACCATCTATGACTCCGATTTGAATATAGTGGATATTGTGAACCCTGATAATCACAATTGGAAAGATGTCGACACGAGATGCCAGATAGGGAAGAATCTGAAGGATCTTCATCTTGAATATCCGCAGGCTAAAGAGATGCTGGATGAAATTATCTTGCATGTGAAACGGACGGTCGAAACGGGTGAGGTGACTGTCTTTAATTGCAAGTACGGGGAAAAGGATCGGATCAAATATACAAAGGCACGTGTTGTGCCGTTTGAGAATAATTCGGTTATCTGCTTTACCCATGACGTGACTCCTTATGTTGTTGCCGAAAAGGAAATCCTGCGTTTGAAAACATTCCTGCAATCGATCATGGATAATCTGCCGGTAGGATTGTTTATCAAGGATGTGAGTAATGAGTACCGCTATCTGTTCTACAACAACAAAGTCTCCGAATTTTATAAAGAGGCCTTTGATTGTATGTTGGGGAAGAATGATTTTGAAGTGAACGATTTGAAAGCTTCTCTTTTCAGGGAAGAAGATAACCGGGTGTTGCAAAGCGACAAGCCGATTTCTTTTAACCGGGTATTGTTTGATGAAGAAACCGGGTTACCTGTCCGTTGGGCTGTTACTACTAAGACGCGCTTGGAAGATAAAGAGGGAAACCTATATATTGTTGCTACAATGGTTGATACGACGGATATTCGTAGGAATGAACTCGAGCTTGATGATATACGCCGGGAATTGTCCGTTGCCCTTGATGCCGGTTCCCTGTCGGCTTGGTGCTATGATGTGCAGAAGGATACATTCACATCTCTTTACCGGAAGACGCTTGCCAACGATGGTTTGAGCAATAAAGGTGCACTGGATTTATTGCATCCGGACGACAAAGAAAAATACAGTCGGTTTATGTCCCGCCTGTCCAGGGGAGTAGAAAACAAACTGAGGGAAGTGTTTCGCTTCCGGCGGGGTGAAGGCTATGATTGGTTCGAAACCTATGCAATCGGGTTGAAGTCGGAAAAGACTGGCGAAGTCGAACAGATTATCGGGACGGAAAGAAATATAACGGGTGAGATGAAGAGACGGCAGGAACTTGAAGAGAACAAACTACAGTTGGACTTCACTCTTGATGCTGCTCAGATTATTTCGTGGGAGTACAATCCGGATACTCGGATTTTCTACTCGCCGCGGTCTACCGTGTTCGAAGGAATGACAATTTCGTTGGATGAGTATCTTTCGTTCGTAGATCTCGAAGACCGTGATTTGCTTCGGAAAGGTTTGGAAGACCTTGCCTGTGGAAAGATCCATGTGATGGAGGTCCAGATCAGGACAATGGTCCCAGCACTGGGAGATCGCTGGTTCGAGATGCATGCCGTTCCCTATGGACGGAATGAAAATGGAAAGATACGTAAGCTCATCGGGTTGAGGCGCGATATTACGGACTTGAAGATGACGAACGAACTGATCCGCCTGCGTAATAAGGCGGAGGAGGCCAATCGGTTGAAAAGCGCTTTCCTAGCCAATATGAGCCATGAGATACGAACGCCCCTGAACGCGATTGTCGGCTTCTCGAATCTGATTGCGATGGCGGAAGAGCCGGATGAGATCGGTGAATATGTCAAGATCATCGAGACGAATAATGAGCTTTTGCTCCAGTTGGTCAATGATATTCTCGACCTTTCGAAGATCGAAGCCGGGCAGATGGATTTCAATTATTCGGCAGTCGACTTGTCCGAGATATTCAATAACTTGCAGCAGGTCTATAAGTCGCGTGTGAAGGATGGTGTCGATTTGGTTTGCCATCTGCCGTCTGTCGCTTGTGTGATCCATTCGGAAAAGAATCGGCTGACACAGGTTCTCTCCAATTTCCTCAGTAATGCTTGCAAATACACTTCGGAGGGTTCTATTACGATGGGATATGAGAGGATAGGCGCTATCCTGCGCTTTTATGTGGCGGACACCGGCAAAGGACTTGCCGAGGAGAATATTCCGCATGTTTTTGAACGTTTTGCTAAATTTGACAGCTTTGTCCAGGGAACGGGGTTGGGGCTTTCCATCTGCGAGTCCATCATACAGTCTTTGGATGGCAAGATCGGTGTGGATTCGGAGTTAGGTAAAGGCTCGACTTTCTGGTTCACGATTCCCTACAATCCGGTAAATGAATAA
- a CDS encoding bifunctional UDP-N-acetylmuramoyl-tripeptide:D-alanyl-D-alanine ligase/alanine racemase, with the protein MEYSIKEIAGIIGADAQKLYDAPVSILLTDSRRLSFPEQSLFFALQTKTNDGHNYIQGLYKLRVRNFVVSTFLPEFESMPEANFLVVKDTLKALQKLAAHHRKRFNIPVIGITGSNGKTIVKEFLYQLLHNEFNIVRSPRSYNSQLGVPLSVWQMSDKNTLGIFEAGISQPDEMERLQPIIAPTIGVITNIGEAHQENFISSTQKCLEKLTLFNDCEAIIYDGDDAFIANCIESACLSHKAITWSRTDSEAPLYIESIKKLDSETIIRCTLLGFDRTYTIPFTDDASIENAIHCMAVMLYLKPTSVNDIEKFKRLEPVAMRLDVKQGINNCLLINDTYNSDINSLDIALDFQQSRRVEKNLKCTLILSDILQSGTLPKSLYKKVADLVRRKKIDRIIGIGRDLKEYGGAFDIEKEFYLTTDEFIKSPSFKKFKDELILIKGSRQFHFERISELLEKKVHETILEVNLDAVVHNFNYYRSKLKPETKMVCMVKAFGYGAGSYELAKTLQEHRCDYLAVAVADEGEELRKEGISIPLIVMNPEFSSFNVLFENQLEPEVYSFRLLDAMIKETERRGITSYPIHIKIDTGMHRLGFQPEDVPEVCRRLKEQSGVVARSVFSHLVGSDSYIFDDFTKKQLDTFTRVAAELEAGLEYKVIKHILNSAGIERFTDYQMDMVRLGIGLYGVSASGQKGLRNISTLKTTILQIQNVPAGDSIGYSRMSYVKRDSRIAIIPIGYADGLDRHFSNGGGEVVINGHRCPIIGNICMDACMIDVTDTDAHEGDSVIIFGEELPVSELSDKLKTIPYEILTSISPRVKRVYYRE; encoded by the coding sequence ATGGAATATTCAATTAAAGAAATCGCCGGGATAATTGGAGCTGACGCCCAAAAATTATATGACGCTCCTGTCAGTATATTGCTTACCGACAGCCGCCGTCTTTCATTCCCCGAACAAAGTCTATTCTTTGCCCTCCAGACAAAGACCAACGACGGACATAATTATATACAAGGATTATATAAATTACGTGTACGCAACTTCGTAGTCAGCACTTTTTTACCGGAGTTCGAATCGATGCCTGAAGCAAACTTCCTTGTCGTCAAGGATACACTGAAAGCACTCCAGAAGTTAGCGGCCCATCACCGGAAACGTTTCAATATTCCGGTAATCGGCATTACGGGAAGCAACGGGAAAACGATTGTAAAAGAGTTTCTTTATCAATTATTGCACAACGAGTTCAACATCGTCCGCTCCCCCCGGAGCTACAACTCGCAATTGGGGGTTCCGCTGTCGGTATGGCAGATGAGCGACAAAAATACATTAGGCATCTTCGAAGCAGGCATTTCCCAGCCGGACGAAATGGAACGCCTTCAACCGATCATCGCACCAACCATCGGCGTAATCACAAACATAGGGGAAGCGCATCAGGAGAACTTTATCTCTTCCACGCAGAAATGTCTAGAAAAGCTGACGTTGTTCAACGACTGCGAAGCAATCATCTATGACGGCGACGATGCTTTTATCGCCAACTGCATCGAGTCGGCCTGCCTGTCCCACAAAGCAATCACTTGGAGTCGGACAGACTCGGAAGCCCCTTTGTATATCGAATCGATCAAGAAACTGGATTCCGAAACCATTATCCGCTGCACGCTTTTAGGTTTCGACCGGACATACACGATTCCTTTTACGGACGACGCTTCTATCGAAAACGCCATCCACTGTATGGCCGTGATGTTGTATCTGAAACCGACAAGCGTAAACGATATCGAAAAATTCAAGCGCCTCGAACCGGTTGCCATGCGCTTGGACGTAAAGCAGGGTATCAACAACTGCCTATTGATAAACGACACCTACAATTCGGATATCAATTCTTTGGATATCGCCCTCGACTTCCAACAGAGCCGCCGCGTAGAGAAGAATTTAAAATGCACACTAATCCTTTCAGACATCCTGCAATCGGGAACGTTACCGAAGTCTCTTTATAAGAAAGTTGCGGACTTGGTGCGCAGAAAGAAGATCGATCGCATTATCGGTATCGGCCGTGACTTGAAAGAGTACGGAGGTGCTTTCGATATCGAAAAAGAATTTTACCTGACAACGGATGAATTCATCAAGTCTCCGTCTTTCAAAAAGTTCAAAGACGAATTGATTCTGATAAAAGGCTCCCGCCAATTTCATTTCGAACGTATATCCGAGCTGCTGGAAAAGAAAGTGCATGAGACGATCTTGGAAGTGAACCTGGATGCCGTTGTCCATAACTTCAACTATTACCGCTCAAAGCTGAAGCCAGAAACTAAAATGGTCTGCATGGTCAAGGCTTTCGGATACGGAGCCGGTTCCTATGAACTGGCAAAGACACTGCAAGAACATCGTTGCGACTACCTGGCTGTTGCCGTTGCCGACGAAGGAGAAGAACTGCGCAAGGAAGGCATCTCGATCCCGCTTATCGTCATGAATCCGGAATTCAGCAGCTTCAATGTCTTGTTTGAAAACCAGCTGGAGCCGGAAGTGTACAGTTTCCGTCTGCTCGACGCAATGATAAAAGAGACGGAACGCAGGGGCATCACCTCTTATCCGATCCATATCAAGATCGACACGGGAATGCACCGTTTAGGCTTCCAGCCGGAAGATGTACCGGAGGTTTGCCGTCGCCTGAAAGAACAGAGCGGCGTAGTAGCTCGCTCCGTATTCTCACATCTCGTAGGCAGCGACTCCTATATCTTCGACGATTTCACAAAAAAGCAACTGGATACGTTCACCCGCGTGGCAGCAGAACTGGAAGCCGGGTTGGAATACAAGGTGATCAAGCATATCCTGAACTCGGCCGGAATAGAACGGTTCACCGATTATCAGATGGATATGGTACGTCTCGGCATCGGCCTGTATGGAGTCAGTGCCTCCGGTCAGAAAGGGTTGCGTAACATCAGCACGCTGAAGACGACTATCTTGCAGATACAAAACGTTCCGGCAGGCGATTCCATCGGCTACAGCCGGATGAGCTATGTAAAGCGCGATTCCCGCATCGCGATTATCCCGATCGGTTATGCCGACGGCTTGGACCGTCATTTCAGCAATGGTGGTGGCGAGGTCGTGATTAATGGCCACCGTTGCCCGATCATTGGCAATATCTGTATGGATGCCTGCATGATCGATGTCACCGATACCGACGCACACGAAGGAGACTCCGTCATCATTTTCGGCGAAGAACTCCCTGTCAGCGAACTTTCGGACAAACTAAAGACCATCCCATACGAGATACTTACCTCTATCTCGCCGAGGGTAAAAAGAGTGTACTACAGGGAATAA
- a CDS encoding mannose-1-phosphate guanylyltransferase, translating to MKDNYCVIMGGGIGSRFWPFSRESYPKQFLDFFGTGRSLLQMTFDRFSKIIPIENIYIVTNEQYASLVKEQLPELGKSQILLEPARRNTAPCIAYAAYHIKACNPNANIVVAPSDHLILKEDIFLKDVQKSLDFVKDNNALVTLGIKPSRPETGYGYIQSSDIMLGEFTKVKTFTEKPDLELAKVFMESGEFFWNSGLFVWNVNTILEAFSKFLPDISLRFDLGKEKFNTAEERDFIAENFPYCLNISIDYGIMEKADNVYMLCVDFGWADLGTWGSLFDLAKKDEQNNALLKSEAIMYESNGNIVALDNPKRLTVIQGINDCIVAESGNVLLICKKEDEQRIKQFVADAQMKYGKEFN from the coding sequence ATGAAAGATAATTATTGCGTTATCATGGGCGGTGGGATCGGAAGCCGTTTCTGGCCTTTCAGCAGAGAAAGTTACCCTAAACAGTTTCTTGACTTTTTCGGTACAGGCCGGTCGCTACTACAGATGACATTCGATCGTTTCTCCAAGATTATTCCGATCGAAAATATCTATATTGTAACAAATGAGCAATACGCTTCACTTGTAAAAGAGCAACTGCCAGAGTTGGGAAAATCGCAGATATTATTGGAACCGGCACGTCGTAATACAGCTCCTTGCATCGCTTATGCGGCATATCATATCAAAGCTTGCAACCCGAATGCAAATATTGTTGTCGCACCTTCCGATCATCTGATTCTGAAAGAGGACATTTTCCTGAAAGATGTGCAGAAAAGCCTCGACTTCGTAAAAGACAACAATGCACTAGTTACGTTAGGCATTAAACCGAGCCGTCCTGAAACAGGCTACGGATATATCCAAAGCAGCGATATCATGCTGGGCGAATTCACGAAAGTGAAGACTTTTACTGAAAAGCCGGATTTGGAACTGGCAAAAGTATTCATGGAGAGCGGCGAGTTTTTCTGGAATTCCGGTCTTTTCGTCTGGAACGTCAACACCATTTTAGAAGCATTCTCCAAATTTCTCCCCGATATCTCCCTCCGTTTCGATTTGGGCAAAGAAAAATTCAACACAGCGGAAGAACGAGATTTCATCGCCGAGAACTTCCCTTACTGCCTGAATATCTCCATCGACTACGGGATCATGGAAAAAGCGGACAACGTATATATGCTCTGTGTTGACTTCGGCTGGGCCGACCTCGGGACATGGGGATCGCTGTTTGACCTGGCGAAGAAAGACGAACAAAACAATGCGCTCCTAAAAAGTGAAGCGATAATGTACGAAAGCAACGGCAATATCGTTGCCCTCGACAATCCGAAACGCCTCACCGTCATACAGGGCATCAATGATTGCATCGTGGCCGAATCCGGCAATGTTCTCCTGATCTGCAAGAAAGAGGACGAACAACGCATCAAACAATTCGTTGCCGATGCACAGATGAAATATGGGAAAGAGTTTAATTAA
- a CDS encoding GSCFA domain-containing protein produces the protein MEFYTHITIPKTPFTFSYTVQTVLLGSCFAENIGKKLEGNKFKTDLNPFGTLYNPSSIAEAIRMLLQPEQFTGDDLFQHEGIYHSFSHHSRFSSPSETECLANINRRLFSSADTILKAQRMILTFGTAWVYKLKSSGKVVSNCHRLPEKMFDRQLLTVGEIVAEWKSLLLSLWKQNPELKILFTVSPIRHWKDGAHGNQLSKATLLLAIDALQKEFPEHTAYFPAYEIMMDELREYRFYADDMLHPSTTAIEYIWERFTGSMLSPDSLSILKEWKDIQKAINHKPFQPESEAYKRFISQTLLKMERLNEKFPYFDMTNEVEMIKKKF, from the coding sequence ATGGAATTTTACACCCACATCACAATCCCCAAAACCCCATTTACATTTTCCTATACGGTGCAAACGGTTCTGCTTGGTTCCTGCTTTGCCGAGAACATAGGAAAAAAATTGGAGGGAAACAAGTTCAAGACCGATTTGAACCCATTCGGTACGCTTTATAATCCTTCGTCCATAGCCGAAGCGATTCGCATGCTACTTCAGCCGGAACAGTTCACAGGAGATGATCTTTTTCAGCATGAAGGGATTTATCATAGCTTCAGCCATCACAGCCGTTTTTCCTCACCTTCGGAAACGGAATGCTTAGCCAACATCAATAGGCGACTGTTCAGTTCCGCTGACACGATACTGAAAGCCCAACGGATGATCCTTACTTTCGGCACGGCATGGGTCTACAAGCTGAAAAGTTCGGGAAAGGTCGTATCCAATTGCCATAGGCTGCCAGAAAAGATGTTCGACCGACAGTTACTTACCGTAGGAGAAATCGTAGCGGAATGGAAAAGTCTGCTTCTATCGCTTTGGAAACAGAATCCAGAGCTGAAGATACTCTTCACCGTCAGTCCGATCCGCCATTGGAAAGACGGAGCACACGGTAACCAGCTCAGCAAAGCTACCCTCCTGCTTGCCATCGACGCTCTGCAAAAGGAATTCCCGGAACACACCGCCTATTTCCCAGCTTACGAAATCATGATGGACGAATTGAGGGAGTACCGTTTCTATGCCGACGATATGCTGCATCCATCCACCACGGCGATCGAATATATCTGGGAACGGTTCACAGGCAGCATGCTTTCACCTGATTCGCTGTCAATTCTTAAAGAATGGAAGGATATCCAAAAGGCCATTAACCACAAGCCGTTTCAACCGGAAAGCGAAGCCTATAAACGATTCATCTCGCAAACTTTGTTAAAGATGGAACGACTTAACGAGAAATTCCCTTACTTTGATATGACAAATGAAGTCGAAATGATTAAAAAGAAGTTCTAA
- a CDS encoding acyltransferase, with translation MMKSQNSAIGRSHVVWLDVVRFVAMFTVVCCHSADPFNFYPGEPPANIDQIKFWGAAYGSFLRPCVPLFVMITGALLLPLKDDTSVFYKKRISRVFWPFLIWSVLYNLFPWITGLLGLSPEVILDFFPYSGEEVARQSLGISLRYIAEIPLNFSIVDVHMWYIYLLIGLYLYLPIFSAWVEKASEKAKLWFLLAWGVSTLLPYYYQFVSPYVWGGCSWNSFNMLYYFAGFNGYLLLGHYLRNHDWSLNKILLVGIPMFLIGYVVTFFGFRYVTALPEYSEELLELFFTYCSLNVVMMTVPVFLLMKKVDVRSEKIKSLLANLTTCGFGIYMVHYFFTGPGVVLMRALHVPVALQIPAAAVVAFAISWLIVASIYRLMGRNARYVVG, from the coding sequence ATGATGAAGAGTCAGAATTCGGCAATTGGCCGATCGCATGTTGTTTGGCTGGATGTGGTACGTTTTGTTGCCATGTTTACCGTGGTTTGTTGCCATAGTGCAGATCCGTTTAACTTTTATCCAGGTGAACCACCAGCTAATATCGATCAGATTAAGTTCTGGGGGGCAGCCTATGGATCGTTTCTCCGTCCTTGTGTTCCTCTGTTTGTGATGATTACGGGAGCTTTGCTGTTGCCATTGAAGGACGATACTTCCGTCTTTTATAAAAAAAGGATCAGTCGTGTCTTTTGGCCTTTCCTGATTTGGTCTGTGCTTTATAACCTGTTCCCTTGGATAACCGGACTGCTTGGCTTGTCACCGGAGGTGATTTTGGACTTTTTCCCTTATTCTGGCGAAGAAGTTGCCCGCCAGTCGTTGGGTATTTCCTTGAGATATATTGCGGAAATTCCGCTGAATTTCTCGATTGTGGATGTGCATATGTGGTATATCTATCTATTGATCGGTCTGTATCTGTACCTGCCTATTTTCTCTGCCTGGGTGGAAAAGGCTTCTGAAAAGGCCAAGTTATGGTTTCTGCTGGCCTGGGGCGTGTCGACGTTGCTACCGTATTACTATCAGTTCGTTTCACCTTATGTCTGGGGAGGCTGTTCCTGGAACTCCTTCAATATGTTGTATTATTTTGCCGGGTTCAACGGCTATTTGCTTTTAGGACATTACCTGCGCAATCACGACTGGAGTCTGAATAAAATCTTGTTGGTCGGGATCCCGATGTTTTTGATCGGCTATGTCGTAACTTTCTTCGGTTTCCGCTATGTAACCGCTCTGCCGGAATACAGCGAAGAATTGCTGGAACTTTTCTTTACCTATTGTTCTCTTAATGTCGTGATGATGACGGTCCCCGTTTTCCTATTGATGAAAAAAGTGGATGTGCGATCCGAAAAGATCAAGAGTTTGCTGGCAAACCTAACGACTTGTGGGTTCGGAATCTATATGGTGCATTATTTCTTTACCGGTCCGGGTGTCGTTCTGATGCGTGCCCTGCATGTACCGGTGGCTTTACAGATACCTGCCGCCGCGGTTGTCGCATTTGCCATTTCCTGGTTGATCGTAGCTTCCATTTATCGATTGATGGGGAGGAATGCCAGATATGTAGTAGGGTAA